The Myxococcales bacterium genome contains the following window.
TGAACATGACCACCATACGCAGGGGTTCTTGAAGATCGTGAGATGCCGCGTACGCAAATTGTTGTAGCTCGACGTTCGAGCGCTCGAGTTCATCGGTCTTTTCTTTCAATTCTGCTTCGGCGCGCCGCCGATCCCGGTTCTCGTTCTCGAGATCGAGATTGGCCGCCTGGGCCGCCTGGTAGTGGCGCGAAACCTGCCTGGCGGCATTGTCCGCGCTCTCCTTTGCAATTCTCAACTCGGAGTCGCGAGCCTGTATTTCTTCGAGCATGTCGTTGAAGGCGTCGGTGAGTCGGCCTACTTCATCGTCGCTGGTTCGCACTGCTCGCAGTGCGTAGTTGCGTTCGCTCGAAACGAGATTCGAGAGCGTTTCGAGTGCCTCGATGGGCTTCGCGATCCAGCGCTGCACGACACGCGATAGCAACAGGCTAAAGAGCACAACCCCAACCGTGATGGCCGCAGCCATCACTTTGTACCGCTGAATGACCAGGTCAATCTCTCGCAGATCCGACAACACGATCAGGCGGCCCAGGTTTTCACCGCGGACGCCGACATTGCGCGTGACCGCCAGATGAGTGTCTGTAAAAATCTCACCCCCGTC
Protein-coding sequences here:
- a CDS encoding HAMP domain-containing protein; the protein is DGGEIFTDTHLAVTRNVGVRGENLGRLIVLSDLREIDLVIQRYKVMAAAITVGVVLFSLLLSRVVQRWIAKPIEALETLSNLVSSERNYALRAVRTSDDEVGRLTDAFNDMLEEIQARDSELRIAKESADNAARQVSRHYQAAQAANLDLENENRDRRRAEAELKEKTDELERSNVELQQFAYAASHDLQEPLRMVVMFTQLLKKRYAKKLDERAESYIDYAVDGATRMQLLIRDLLEYSRVGRMEMDESPIDFNLLLEEVLVALHVSIHKSRARIQVASLPTLSGNPMRLRQLFQNLISNAMKFSGDEPAVIEIEALEEGEFWKFSVRDNGIGFDASFADRIFMLFQRLHTRAEYEGTGIGLALCKKIVIAHGGDIWAES